In Bufo gargarizans isolate SCDJY-AF-19 unplaced genomic scaffold, ASM1485885v1 original_scaffold_880_pilon, whole genome shotgun sequence, a single genomic region encodes these proteins:
- the LOC122924164 gene encoding uncharacterized protein LOC122924164: MGLQAALPAGSGRRSRGYRGCFCARPCALPGGGAGAGPLSGSRGRQEPQWGRVLSAQHPEKLSRTPGRCPGLRGGHMTDAPRSRKQRLMAAVEEAAAGAGDGVLYCFICGGGVPRGREVRLPVRCPAREGCAFFPFLQQQEPAPGAEPLGAGGSARVCAVCQRFLGAQWDAFERSRTPLEKRMYWLKRPYQCGADGARAHPRDWNPNYDSELSDLSDNPLSEPEEGAEPPGRAPRGASPPDRALQGAETERRPGSCYICGAPGAGNLLHVQKQEHNPQAPFFPFLWLHSPPPRASPITPGGSARACDSCFSSLMQQWHSFDMANMPVLQRLYVVPLTASPGPEKGTPSRLSDSHPKGPGLCHLCGEDCANQGRLVRSRISNGNAKSAMHFPFITQLPCPPGSRGLSHQGEAQSCRKCYGVLEDIWAIYRASQNEELITSVQSFLSRYHQVFSSTDASPPGGTPTRRAGVRCAPSAPTSVCYVCGAELAPGCEYQLSINPPNKFANKEPFFPFLTVYPPAPRARPADSTGLVSTCGLCYHDLLSQWFQHEMKTQHPSSPWSRQYQVESFVCFFCRQEKRRLLGLRSVQLARLPIFLLARRTPYSLFVDDGKHLLVGACTECKPLAMMGTNAVAHSGASTTSSPATSQTCSAASRILGPSSSTSKVTELEQKPKIAKDPSTLPHIQESCLDAERAEPGTT; the protein is encoded by the coding sequence atgggactgcaggcgGCACTTCCCGCTGGCAGCGGCCGGCGCAGCAGGGGTTACAGGGGCTGTTTCTGCGCCCGGCCATGTGCTCTGCCAGGGGGCGGGGCCGGGGCTGGCCCTCTGTCCGGGAGCCGCGGCCGTCAGGAGCCCCAGTGGGGGCGGGTCCTCAGCGCACAACACCCGGAGAAACTTTCCCGAACTCCAGGGAGATGCCCCGGGCTGCGCGGCGGGCACATGACTGACGCCCCGCGGTCCCGCAAGCAGCGGCTGATGGCAGCCGTGGAGGAGGCGGCGGCCGGAGCGGGTGACGGGGTCTTGTACTGCTTCATCTGCGGGGGAGGGGTGCCCCGGGGGCGGGAGGTCCGGCTGCCAGTGCGGTGCCCGGCCCGGGAGGGTTGCGCCTTCTTCCCCTTCTTGCAGCAGCAGGAGCCGGCGCCCGGGGCGGAGCCGCTGGGTGCCGGGGGCAGCGCCCGGGTGTGCGCCGTGTGTCAGCGCTTCCTCGGGGCGCAGTGGGACGCCTTCGAGCGCAGCCGGACCCCGCTGGAGAAGCGCATGTACTGGCTGAAGAGGCCCTACCAGTGCGGGGCGGACGGGGCCCGGGCGCACCCCCGAGACTGGAACCCCAACTACGACTCCGAGCTCTCCGACCTGTCCGACAACCCGCTGAGCGAGCCGGAGGAGGGCGCCGAGCCGCCCGGGAGGGCCCCCCGCGGGGCGTCCCCTCCCGACAGAGCCCTGCAGGGGGCGGAGACTGAGAGGCGCCCGGGGAGCTGCTACATCTGCGGGGCCCCCGGGGCCGGGAACCTCCTGCACGTGCAGAAGCAGGAGCACAACCCCCAGGCGCCCTTCTTCCCCTTCCTGTGGCTGCACAGCCCCCCGCCCCGTGCCAGCCCCATCACCCCTGGGGGCAGTGCCCGGGCCTGTGAcagctgcttctcctccctcATGCAGCAGTGGCACAGCTTTGACATGGCCAATATGCCCGTCCTACAGCGCCTCTATGTGGTGCCCCTCACTGCCAGCCCCGGGCCAGAAAAGGGCACCCCATCCCGACTCAGTGACTCTCACCCCAAGGGTCCAGGGCTGTGCCACCTGTGCGGAGAGGACTGCGCCAACCAAGGTAGACTGGTGCGCTCTAGGATCAGTAACGGCAACGCCAAGTCCGCCATGCACTTCCCCTTCATCACCCAGCTGCCATGCCCACCGGGGTCCAGAGGGCTGAGCCATCAGGGTGAGGCGCAGAGCTGCAGGAAGTGCTATGGGGTGCTGGAGGACATCTGGGCCATTTACAGGGCGTCCCAGAACGAGGAGCTCATCACTTCAGTCCAGAGTTTCCTGAGCCGGTACCACCAGGTCTTCAGCTCCACCGATGCCAGTCCGCCAGGTGGCACCCCCACCAGGAGGGCAGGGGTGCGTTGTGCCCCTTCTGCACCTACTTCTGTCTGCTACGTGTGTGGGGCCGAGCTGGCTCCAGGATGTGAATACCAACTCAGCATCAACCCCCCCAACAAGTTCGCCAACAAGGAGCCCTTCTTCCCCTTCCTCACCGTTTACCCCCCTGCGCCCAGGGCCCGGCCTGCCGACTCCACCGGCCTGGTGTCCACCTGCGGCCTCTGCTACCACGACCTCCTGAGCCAGTGGTTCCAGCACGAGATGAAGACCCAGCACCCCAGCAGCCCGTGGTCCCGGCAGTACCAGGTGGAGTCCTTTGTGTGTTTCTTCTGTAGGCAGGAGAAGCGGCGCCTGTTGGGGCTGAGGAGCGTTCAGTTGGCCCGCTTGCCCATCTTCCTGCTGGCACGTCGTACGCCCTACAGCCTCTTCGTGGATGATGGAAAACACTTACTCGTTGGAGCTTGTACAGAATGTAAACCCCTGGCAATGATGGGCACCAACGCGGTGGCACACAGCGGAGCATCAACCACCTCTTCACCGGCCACCAGCCAAACC